In one Papilio machaon chromosome 15, ilPapMach1.1, whole genome shotgun sequence genomic region, the following are encoded:
- the LOC106712184 gene encoding basic juvenile hormone-suppressible protein 2, translated as MKSIAFLVLGLAALAAARPEVDDHRFVDMDIKQRQMFILKLLNHITEPVMYKDIQEIGMNFKIEENVDLYTRTDVVKTFVNFVKIGLLPRGEIFTIHVDRQLKEVVSMFHLLYYAKDFTTFIKTACWMRLYLNEGMFVYALTVAVRHREDCKGIILPPPYEIYPYYFVRADVIQKAYLLKMKKGLIDAKLCDFYGIKKTDKDIYIIDENIFDKRVYLNDNDVLRYFTEDIDLNTYYYYFHVDYPFWMRDELFDKLKVRRWELNFYVCQQILARYYLERLSNGLGEITTLTWNKPVRKGYWPWMLLHNGVQFPLRPNNYVLVGDKDINVVRLVENYEMIIKEAILKGYIDINGIRLDLFKADDIETLGKLVFGKIDKTQVDKFHIDAYRYLLIIMKSVMGLNTFNSDKYFVTPSVLDIYQTALRDPIFYQLQKRLCDLMILFKKRLPCYTRDELYFPGVKVDNVVVDKLVTYFDDYLMDMTNAVTYTDDEWKKTTSDMVFFVRKRRLNHQPFKVTLDIMSDKSVDCVVRMFLGPKEDQWGRLIDLNQNRINFVELDSFLYKLTTGKNTIIRNSIDMHNLVRDRVMTRDLWKKIDTMTDMRDLLMKDLRNYHTGFPTRLLLPKGRVGGMNFLLYVIVTPLKLVDNVDLTILDNNRKDLLVDFRSTVLLDKMPLGFPFDRTIDYTKFFTPNMKFVDVVIFHKKQVCDMKTRWDRWVLKNYNMVDHTIVGNDNYMVDVDINTKVDRDVNLFDL; from the exons ATGAAGTCGATAGCATTTCTAGTGCTAGGGCTTGCCGCCCTGGCAGCAGCTCGACCTGAGGTGGATGATCATCGCTTTG ttGATATGGATATCAAACAAAGGCAGATGttcattttgaaattgttGAACCACATCACTGAGCCGGTCATGTACAAAGACATTCAAGAAATTGGCATGAACTTCAAAATCGAGGAAAACGTCGACTTATATACC AGAACCGACGTCGTCAAAACCTTTGtcaattttgtgaaaatcggATTGCTGCCCCGTGGTGAAATATTCACCATTCACGTTGACCGACAACTAAAGGAAGTCGTGTCTATGTTCCACTTACTCTACTACGCCAAGGACTTCACCACATTCATCAAGACAGCTTGCTGGATGCGTCTCTATCTGAACGAGGGTATGTTCGTGTACGCTCTCACTGTGGCCGTCAGACATCGCGAAGACTGCAAGGGAATTATTCTGCCGCCTCCTTATGAGATTTACCCGTACTACTTTGTACGTGCCGACGTTATTCAAAAGGCTTACTTATTGAAGATGAAGAAAGGATTAATCGACGCAAAGCTCTGCGACTTCTATGGCATCAAGAAGACCGACAAAGACATTTACATAATTGACGAAAATATTTTCGACAAACGTGTTTACCTGAACGACAATGACGTATTGAGATACTTCACGGAGGATATTGATCTTAACACTTACTACTACTACTTCCATGTAGACTATCCCTTCTGGATGAGAGATGAGCTCTTCGACAAACTGAAAGTAAGAAGGTGGGAATTGAACTTCTATGTGTGTCAGCAAATTCTTGCCAGGTACTACTTGGAGCGTCTGTCCAATGGTTTGGGAGAAATAACGACTTTGACATGGAACAAGCCCGTCAGGAAAGGATATTGGCCATGGATGTTGCTTCACAATGGCGTTCAATTCCCACTGAGACCGAACAATTACGTTTTGGTTGGAGACAAAGACATTAACGTAGTTCGCCTTGTGGAGAATTACGAAATGATTATTAAAGAAGCTATTCTCAAGGGCTATATTGac aTCAATGGAATTCGTTTAGATCTGTTCAAAGCAGACGATATTGAAACGCTTGGCAAGCTTGTTTTTGGCAAAATTGACAAGACTCAGGTCGATAAATTCCACATCGATGCCTACCGCTACCTGCTTATCATCATGAAGTCCGTAATGGGACTTAACACGTTCAACTCGGACAA GTACTTCGTCACACCCAGTGTCCTCGATATCTACCAGACTGCCCTTCGTGACCCTATCTTCTATCAACTGCAGAAACGTCTTTGTGATTTGATGATCCTCTTCAAGAAACGTCTTCCATGCTACACAAGAGATGAGCTGTACTTCCCTGGTGTGAAGGTTGACAATGTTGTCGTTGACAAGCTGGTCACTTACTTCGACGACTATTTGATGGACATGACAAACGCCGTAACATACACTGACGATGAATGGAAGAAAACTACGTCAGATATGGTATTCTTTGTCCGTAAACGTCGCCTTAATCATCAACCTTTCAAAGTTACTCTGGATATCATGTCTGATAAATCTGTTGACTGTGTGGTGCGTATGTTCCTGGGACCCAAAGAAGATCAGTGGGGCCGTTTGATCGATCTCAACCAAAACCGCATCAACTTTGTTGAGTTGGACTCCTTCCTATACAAATTGACCACCGGCAAAAACACCATCATTAGAAACTCAATCGATATGCACAACTTAGTGCGCGATCGTGTTATGACTCGCGATCTCTGGAAGAAGATAGACACAATGACCGACATGAGGGATCTGCTAATGAAGGACTTGAGAAACTACCACACAGGATTCCCGACAAGACTTCTGTTGCCTAAAGGTCGCGTCGGTGGTATGAACTTCTTACTATACGTCATTGTAACTCCCTTAAAATTAGTCGACAACGTTGACCTGACTATCTTGGACAACAACCGCAAAGACTTACTAGTGGACTTCAGATCAACTGTTCTTCTGGACAAGATGCCATTAGGTTTTCCGTTTGATCGTACTATTGACTACACTAAGTTCTTTACACCGAACATGAAGTTCGTCGATGTTGTGATCTTCCACAAGAAGCAGGTCTGTGACATGAAGACCAGGTGGGACCGCTGGGTGCTGAAGAACTACAACATGGTTGACCACACCATCGTTGGTAACGACAACTACATGGTAGATGTGGACATTAATACTAAAGTCGACAGAGATGTTAATCTTTTTGACTTGTAA